Genomic DNA from Acuticoccus sp. MNP-M23:
ACGGCCTTGGTGGGAATGCCCGAAAAGCGCGCCGCTTCCTCGTTCTTGCCGACGGCGAAGATGTACCGCCCCAGCACCGACTTGTGCAGGAGAACCGCCATCACCAGCGCCACCAGAATGAAGAAGATGAACGTGTGCGGGATGCCGTTGGTGCGACCCGAGGTCAGCCATTCCAGCGTCTCGTAGCCGCCGGCATAGCCGAAACCTTCCGTGGCGTCCGCGGTGTAGTAGCGCGCGATGCCGCGGTAGATGAGGAGGCCGCACAAGGTGACGACGAATGGTTGGAGGTTCAGTCGCGAGATCAGCACCCCGTGGATCGACCCCAGCACCATCCCGAAGAACACGACGATGACGAAGACGGCGGGCCAGGGGAGGCCGTAATTGACCAGAAGGTCGAGGAAGATCACGCCCAGCAGCGCCAGCATGGAGCCGACCGAAAGGTCGATGCCGCCGGTGACGATGACCACGCCAAGGCCCAGCGCCAGAAGGCCGAACAGGCCGATCTGGTTGGCAAGGTTGATGAGGTTGATGGTGGAGATGAACTGGGGATTGATGAGCGCGGTAACAGTGCCCGTCACCAGGATCAGGATGAACAGGCCGATTTCTTTTCTAAGCATTCTCGGGCGCTCTTTTCTCTATCGTTCCGCCGACGGCCAGAAGCATGACATTGTGTTCGGTAAAGTCCGGCCGCTCGATGAGGCCGCTGATCCGGCCCTCGTGCATCACCGCAATCCGGTCGCTGACGCCGATGACCTCCTCCATATCGCTGGAAATCATCAGGATCGCGACACCGCTGTCGGCAAGCGCCCGCATGATGGCGTAGATTTCGCTCTTGGCGCCCACGTCGATCCCGCGGGTCGGCTCGTCGAAGATCACGGCGTTCGGCCGCATGGAGAGCCACTTGCCCAGAACCACCTTCTGCTGGTTGCCGCCGGACAGGTTGACGGCGTGGGTGCCGGTGCTGGGTGTCTTGATGGACAGGGAGGCGACCTGCTTGTCGGCGGCCTCCCGTTCGGCCTTGCGGTTGGGCAAGCCGCGCGTGGAGTAGGCGCCAAGATCGGCCAGCGTTATGTTCTGGTCGATGGGCAGGTCGAGAAGGAGACCGGCGCGTTTGCGGTCTTCGGGCGCGAGATAGATGCCCTTGTCGATGGCGTCGCTGGCAGCCTTGGCCACAAACGGCTCGCCATCCAGAAGGACGCGGCCGGAGACCGCAGGCTCGACGCCGAAGATGGCGTGGGCAAGCTCGGTGCGACCTGAGCCGATGAGGCCCGCAAGGCCGACAATCTCGCCGCGGCGGAAGGCAAACGAGACTTCCTTGCCCGGGTGGGCGGTGGTGACCAGCTTGTCGATGACGACGCCCGAATCGCGGGGCTCGGTCTTGGGCGGAATGTAGACGGATTTGAGGTCGCGCCCGATCATCAGGCGGATCATCGCGTCGTGGGTGATGCCCTCGCCGGTGAGTTCGCCGACGCGCTTGCCGTCGCGCAGCGCGACCACGCGGTCCGCCGAGGTCTTCACCTCGTCCAGCCGGTGGGAGATGTAGATGATCGAGACGCCGGCCGCGCGCAGTTCGCTCATCACCTCCAGAAGACGGTCGGTCTCCTTCAGGGTGAGGCTGGAGGTGGGCTCGTCCATGATGATGACGCGCGCGTCCAGCGACAGCGCCTTGGCGATCTCCACCATCTGGCACTGGGCGATGGAGAGGGTTGCCAGCGAATCGGACGGGCGCACGTCGAGGCCGAGACGCTCCAGCAGCGGGGCGACCTTGGCGTTGAGGGCGCGCGTGTCGATGAGGCGCAGCGGCCCGCCAAAGCGCGGCTCGCGGCCGATATAGACGTTGGCGGCAATGCTGAGATTGTCGAAGAGGTTGAGTTCCTGGTGGACGAACGCGATCCCGGCCGCGGTGGCCGCGGGCACGGTGAGACGGTCGTGCGAGACGCCGTCGATCACGATCTGGCCTGCGGTGGGGGCGACGATCCCCCCCAGGGTTTTCATCAGGGTGGACTTGCCAGCGCCGTTCTCGCCGATGAGGCCGAGAATTTCGCCTGGCATCAGCGCCACGCTCACATCGTCGAGCGCAGTCACGCCCGGATAGATCTTGGTGACCGAGCGCAGCTCGAGCAGAGGTTCAGGCATATCCGATCCTTTGAAGACCGCCGGGACAATGAATGTCCCGGCGGCGACTTCACAAGTACTGCTTACACGAAGGTGGCTGGATCAGTTGCCGAGGATGGCGCGCACCTGCTCGATGAACTCTTTGACGTTCGACGAATCGATGATCTTCGTCGGCACGATGTCGAGTTCGTCGGCGGGCACGACGGATTTGTCGCCGTCGATGTACTTGGCCATCTTGATGATCGACTGGTAGCCGAACTCGTAAGGCTGCTGGACGACGGTGCCGAGGATGTCACCGGCGACGATGCCCTTGAGGGTCTGCTGGTCTTCGTCGAAGCCGACGATCTTGACCTGGCCGGCTTTGCCCGCTGCCTTCACCGCATTGTAGATCTGCGGCGTGTTGTAGGCCCACAGGCCGACCAGAAGGTCGATGTCCGGGTACTTCGACAGGGTGTCTTCGGCGTTGGCCTTTGCCTTGGTCTGGTCGCCGCCGTCGGTGCGGATGTCGATGATCTCGATGTCCGTGCCTTCGATGGCTTCCTTGATGCCCTGCGAGCGCTCGCGTGCGTTGGCTGCGTCCATGGTGCCGACGAACAGCATTGCGGTGCCGCCATCGGGCAGGGCCTTCTTCATCAGCTCGCCCGCCTGGCGGCCAGCGGCCACGTTGTCGGTGCCGATGTACATGACGCGGTCGGAGTTGGGCGCGTCGGCGTCATGGGTGAAGAGGACGGCCTTGGAAGCGACTTCGTTGAGGATGTCGGTGGAATCGTCGGGGTTCACCGGGCTGATGGCGATGCCGTCGACGCCCTTGGCGAGAAGATCTTCCATGATCTTCTTCTGTGCCGCAGCGGACATTTCGCCCGGAATGTAGAACTCGACCTGGTAGTTATCGAGTTCGCCATCGGCCTTTTCGGTGCCGACGCGCGCAAACTTCCAGAAATCGGCAGGGACGTTGACGACGAAGGCGAGGGTCTTCACGTCCTGCGCATAGGACGGAGCGCCGGCAGCGGCGACGAGCGCCACGGATGCAACGCCAGCGGCCAGCAGGGTGCGGCGGCTGAGGGTGCGCAGGACGGCCATCGCACGGTTTTTGGGCGTAGAATTCATTCGCTGTTTCCTCCGGTAAGCACGCTCGTTGGCGTGCGTATTATCGTTTTTTGGCAGATAACGGACTGCAGGATGCGCGCGGATTCTGCCGGTCGGCAGAAGGGATGGCGCTGGTGTTAGCCTCCTAGAATGATGGTTGCTGAACAGCCGATCAGACGCAATCGGGCCGTGCGCAAATTTGCAGCGTCGAAGCAGACGCTACAGTGCATCCAGACCGCTCTCAAGCGTTACCGTTGAATTGGCAGACAAATGGTCATGTGACCGGCCTTGAATTTTCTGGATTCCCAGGCCCTCCGCGGTGTCTCCCGGCGGAGGGCCGCAGGCTCAGTAGCCGCGTGCGGCGTCGATCGTCGTCGGCATTTGGCCGGTCTCGAAATAGGCGGAGAGGTTGTCCGCGACAATCTGGCTGGCGCTGTCCATATCCGTTATCGCGGCAACATGGGG
This window encodes:
- a CDS encoding ABC transporter permease codes for the protein MLRKEIGLFILILVTGTVTALINPQFISTINLINLANQIGLFGLLALGLGVVIVTGGIDLSVGSMLALLGVIFLDLLVNYGLPWPAVFVIVVFFGMVLGSIHGVLISRLNLQPFVVTLCGLLIYRGIARYYTADATEGFGYAGGYETLEWLTSGRTNGIPHTFIFFILVALVMAVLLHKSVLGRYIFAVGKNEEAARFSGIPTKAVIVATYAISGILAGISTVFFVFYTQSVSPSAHGNFYELYAIAAAVLGGCSLRGGEGSILGIALGVVLLQVLQNLVNMLGIPSSLNFAVMGAVILLGVIVDGQLQKSSRVR
- a CDS encoding sugar ABC transporter ATP-binding protein, producing the protein MPEPLLELRSVTKIYPGVTALDDVSVALMPGEILGLIGENGAGKSTLMKTLGGIVAPTAGQIVIDGVSHDRLTVPAATAAGIAFVHQELNLFDNLSIAANVYIGREPRFGGPLRLIDTRALNAKVAPLLERLGLDVRPSDSLATLSIAQCQMVEIAKALSLDARVIIMDEPTSSLTLKETDRLLEVMSELRAAGVSIIYISHRLDEVKTSADRVVALRDGKRVGELTGEGITHDAMIRLMIGRDLKSVYIPPKTEPRDSGVVIDKLVTTAHPGKEVSFAFRRGEIVGLAGLIGSGRTELAHAIFGVEPAVSGRVLLDGEPFVAKAASDAIDKGIYLAPEDRKRAGLLLDLPIDQNITLADLGAYSTRGLPNRKAEREAADKQVASLSIKTPSTGTHAVNLSGGNQQKVVLGKWLSMRPNAVIFDEPTRGIDVGAKSEIYAIMRALADSGVAILMISSDMEEVIGVSDRIAVMHEGRISGLIERPDFTEHNVMLLAVGGTIEKRAPENA
- a CDS encoding sugar-binding protein, whose product is MNSTPKNRAMAVLRTLSRRTLLAAGVASVALVAAAGAPSYAQDVKTLAFVVNVPADFWKFARVGTEKADGELDNYQVEFYIPGEMSAAAQKKIMEDLLAKGVDGIAISPVNPDDSTDILNEVASKAVLFTHDADAPNSDRVMYIGTDNVAAGRQAGELMKKALPDGGTAMLFVGTMDAANARERSQGIKEAIEGTDIEIIDIRTDGGDQTKAKANAEDTLSKYPDIDLLVGLWAYNTPQIYNAVKAAGKAGQVKIVGFDEDQQTLKGIVAGDILGTVVQQPYEFGYQSIIKMAKYIDGDKSVVPADELDIVPTKIIDSSNVKEFIEQVRAILGN